Below is a window of Camelina sativa cultivar DH55 chromosome 11, Cs, whole genome shotgun sequence DNA.
NNNNNNNNNNNNNNNNNNNNNNNNNNNNNNNNNNNNNNNNNNNNNNNNNNNNNNNNNNNNNNNNNNNNNNNNNNNNNNNNNNNNNNNNNNNNNNNNNNNNNNNNNNNNNNNNNNNNNNNNNNNNNNNNNNNNNNNNNNNNNNNNNNNNNNNNNNNNNNNNNNNNNNNNNNNNNNNNNNNNNNNNNNNNNNNNNNNNNNNNNNNNNNNNNNNNNNNNNNNNNNNNNNNNNNNNNNNNNNNNNNNNNNNNNNNNNNNNNNNNNNNNNNNNNNNNNNNNNNNNNNNNNNNNNNNNNNNNNNNNNNNNNNNNNNNNNNNNNNNNNNNNNNNNNNNNNNNNNNNNNNNNNNNNNNNNNNNNNNNNNNNNNNNNNNNNNNNNNNNNNNNNNNNNNNNNNNNNNNNNNNNNNNNNNNNNNNNNNNNNNNNNNNNNNNNNNNNNNNNNNNNNNNNNNNNNNNNNNNNNNNNNNNNNNNNNNNNNNNNNNNNNNNNNNNNNNNNNNNNNNNNNNNNNNNNNNNNNNNNNNNNNNNNNNNNNNNNNNNNNNNNNNNNNNNNNNNNNNNNNNNNNNNNNNNNNNNNNNNNNNNNNNNNNNNNNNNNNNNNNNNNNNNNNNNNNNNNNNNNNNNNNNNNNNNNNNNNNNNNNNNNNNNNNNNNNNNNNNNNNNNNNNNNNNNNNNNNNNNNNNNNNNNNNNNNNNNNNNNNNNNNNNNNNNNNNNNNNNNNNNNNNNNNNNNNNNNNNNNNNNNNNNNNNNNNNNNNNNNNNNNNNNNNNNNNNNNNNNNNNNNNNNNNNNNNNNNNNNNNNNNNNNNNNNNNNNNNNNNNNNNNNNNNNNNNNNNNNNNNNNNNNNNNNNNNNNNNNNNNNNNNNNNNNNNNNNNNNNNNNNNNNNNNNNNNNNNNNNNNNNNNNNNNNNNNNNNNNNNNNNNNNNNNNNNNNNNNNNNNNNNNNNNNNNNNNNNNNNNNNNNNNNNNNNNNNNNNNNNNNNNNNNNNNNNNNNNNNNNNNNNNNNNNNNNNNNNNNNNNNNNNNNNNNNNNNNNNNNNNNNNNNNNNNNNNNNNNNNNNNNNNNNNNNNNNNNNNNNNNNNNNNNNNNNNNNNNNNNNNNNNNNNNNNNNNNNNNNNNNNNNNNNNNNNNNNNNNNNNNNNNNNNNNNNNNNNNNNNNNNNNNNNNNNNNNNNNNNNNNNNNNNNNNNNNNNNNNNNNNNNNNNNNNNNNNNNNNNNNNNNNNNNNNNNNNNNNNNNNNNNNNNNNNNNNNNNNNNNNNNNNNNNNNNNNNNNNNNNNNNNNNNNNNNNNNNNNNNNNNNNNNNNNNNNNNNNNNNNNNNNNNNNNNNNNNNNNNNNNNNNNNNNNNNNNNNNNNNNNNNNNNNNNNNNNNNNNNNNNNNNNNNNNNNNNNNNNNNNNNNNNNNNNNNNNNNNNNNNNNNNNNNNNNNNNNNNNNNNNNNNNNNNNNNNNNNNNNNNNNNNNNNNNNNNNNNNNNNNNNNNNNNNNNNNNNNNNNNNNNNNNNNNNNNNNNNNNNNNNNNNNNNNNNNNNNNNNNNNNNNNNNNNNNNNNNNNNNNNNNNNNNNNNNNNNNNNNNNNNNNNNNNNNNNNNNNNNNNNNNNNNNNNNNNNNNNNNNNNNNNNNNNNNNNNNNNNNNNNNNNNNNNNNNNATTTGTGTACCTGAGAATAGTGAGGTCCTTGTTGTCTGAAATATCTGTCATGGGAACATGAAAAGCTTCTGACCAAGAAAGCTGCCGGAGACAAGTGGCTGACGGCGTTCCCCACCGGTAACTCCCGGCGGAGAATTTCTCCGACTTACTTTTCTTGCCAAAAGGCTCtctaaaaaccctaacttgCTCTTGTCTCATCTTCTCTAACACGTCCATTGACATTCCATGGTTTATCACTTGAAAAAATCCCCACTCCCTTGAAGCTCTCGCAATATCTTCCTTACATTTCTCTCTATCCTTCTCGGCTCCATCGATGAGACGGCTGACGTCAATCACCGGAAGCTCCACCTCTTCGACGACGGCCGTGACAGAGAAGCTTATGGATATATCGGGAATATTTTGTCCTGTGTTTGTGATCTGATTATACAAAAGGGTGTTGTATATTTCGTTGAGTGGTGGATCCATGAGAATAATTACTTAGAGAgatcaacgaagaagaagaagaagaagaagaagaagaagaagaagaagaagaagaagaagaattaagaagaagagtgagagTTTGAGAAAATTATGGGAAGTGAAGGTTATCAAAATACGTGTTGTGATGAGAGACACAATTCTTACATTTATATAGACGTCCACCGATATGCATATGCATATATACATTCGAGTGcaatttgtttacattttgatttttagtatACCATGttgatgataaatatataaaaataaaaaaataaatattg
It encodes the following:
- the LOC109127259 gene encoding gibberellin 2-beta-dioxygenase 8-like, whose product is MDPPLNEIYNTLLYNQITNTGQNIPDISISFSVTAVVEEVELPVIDVSRLIDGAEKDREKCKEDIARASREWGFFQVINHGMSMDVLEKMRQEQVRVFREPFGKKSKSEKFSAGSYRWGTPSATCLRQLSWSEAFHVPMTDISDNKDLTILRIERNVRKILRELQGSGDFFK